In Erigeron canadensis isolate Cc75 chromosome 8, C_canadensis_v1, whole genome shotgun sequence, the DNA window acaaaaaaaaaaaaaagaatcatcAATACTATACATACTCACCACTATTTCTCATCCCTGTCAATAATTATTCAATTCTTAGCAAGCAGTTCTTGAATTAATATCATCTGTAGAAATTCTCACTATGAGCagatatataatcaaattaacATAGTAACGACAAGACAAGATGACATTTAAATTCAGACACAAACCTACTCCGATCCGTTCACAACAAAATATCCACCCGGATTAAGCGGACATTCACATGAACAAAACATTAAAGACATTAGTGtattgaacaaaaaaaaattaacctccTAGACATTTTACTCTAATGTAAATGAAGACAATACCGATATTGGCcaattcatcatcatccttTTGATAGAAGACAGAACAACAGCTTCTCAACATTATACGGATTTTACCTATGATGACATCTTTCTGCAATAGGGAAGAATGATTAAATTGAAAATTGTATTGACATGAATGAAATACCAAAAACATATCAAACCCgtacttttataaaaagttcCTCAGGATTGCCATTGCAATACTTGATAATCGCGTATATCGGCAGGAGAGATTAGTTTAACGAAACCGATGTACAATTTTAATCAAACACATCTAGCTATCTATTGGCTGAATAGAAGCAACTATGTTATTgatacaaaaaattaaaacataccTGGAAGAGAAGATCGGTCGTATACAATCTTTTTTTagagaaaatataaaattttttgatacaaattcaaaatatattgaGATCCATATGATATAACCCTAAATCCCTAAAATGGTAAGGATTTGATTTTATCTCTATTATTTGAATTGGAGCGTAATTGATGGAATTAAGTTGGAGGATTTATGGTTTCTGGCTAATGTCGATGTATATTTGGGGTTATTTCCTAAATTTATGTTTGATCGTAATGACACTTTATCAATAGTGAGTTTCACAATCATAAACAAAACATATGTTGGTTCAACTGGTTAAGATGCATTGTGGATTGAAAAGGAGATCACATGTTTTTGTGCTCGGCTTTTTTGTGCTCGGCTGCTCGCGCTTCGCGGCGGCATGTATTAACGGATAATGAAAATCgtataaataaattttgtgttatcatttaattatattaatcatttttataataaattgatttttaagctatttaattatattaaccatttaaaaaaaaaaaacggttgGTCTGTACCCGTACCCGAACCATTGCAATCATCCGGATTATCGACAGGTAATTTGGGGTCGACCATACTTTCTAGCAGTAAAAAATCGTCTATACCATTGTTCTTCCTCCAAATTTGTTTATCTACTTTTGCCGTAAACACATCAACCGAGTTTCCCGTTGCAGCTTCCGCCGCCGCCATGACGACGGTCGTCCCTACTTCCGAAGACGATCCCGTCGTCTCCGTCGTCCGCTTCACTGCTGAGATGTCCTGGGCTGAAGCCGGTCCTgaggtatacatatatatatatatatatgttgatttatTGATTATATTGTGTGTTGTGAtgtaataataatgtataatatTGTGTGAAATAATTGAATGAATAAATAGGTAGCAGAAGCACAAGTGAGTAGGTTATGTTTAGAAGCTCAGGAATGTGTGATTGGTGGCAGATGGTTGGATTTAGCTTCTTTAATGATCACTTCTGCTGATTTACTCGTTTCCAAAGCTTCCGATAAAGGTTTTTCTCCGATTTtcgccttttttttttttttatcgttgtTGTTAGACATACAggtttactatttttattatgttagaattgttaaagtttttattaatgatatatattaatatattagtgAATGTACTTGCTTGGAATGCTTTCCGGTGTATAGTTCATTGGTGTCGTTTGATTACTGGTTTTGTAAGTCATGACAATACCGTGGCAAAATACTAATCTGCCAAAACCTATATCATTATCTTTAAGTTATATGCAAATGTACATTTGATATGAGATGTTATCCACCTGAAAGATGTACATTTGCATGTAACCTAAAGATATTGATATAGGTTTTGGCGAAGTCGTATATCTCAAAATATCCGTATTCATTTTGGTTTAGATATGCTGGCGTGAGTGCTGGATGCCTGGATTATCATTTTTTTCTGCTGTCCAGTCTCACATGTATACCATGAGAGACATGTCAGTTGGAGCTATATCACCTATTCACGTTCATTTGCATCAATTtctatttacaaattataaaggACAATAATGCTGCCGATTTCAGTGCCGTGTTTTgccttggatttttttttaatagtttctGTATAACTAAGTTACAATATGCTTTGTCTCATGTTCCATGGCATACTGCTAAAACATATTGATAGTGTTTAGTTtagttttcttatattttatataccaATGAAGCtaaaattgttttttctttGCTCTTACTTTAGACCTTGAATGCATTTTCACCGTTATCTGCAATCTTGTCAAGAAACCTGAAAGTACTGATGAAATTTTAGAGATGGCAAAGCTTTTATCCACAAAAATTGTGCAACAACCAACTGATAAGCCCGCACTGCGATTGAAGATGTAAGTTTGGGACAGTTTTTGTAAACCATATCCAATTACATCTGAAAAATTGCTCAGTgttattattttcttctttgtcttagCCTGTTCAATCTGTACAACCTATTGGAGAACCCTTACTGTCGGTTCTATGTCTACATGGGTGCCCTTAAGTTGGCAATTGATGGAAAGGTAACGGAACATATAATACCATCTTTCAAAAAGATCGACAGTTTCTTAAAAGAATGGGATCTAGGAGTGCATGATCAAAGAGAGCTTTACCTGGCCATCTCTAATGTTTTGAAGGAACATAAGAGGTATCATGAACgcttatatgacttttgtataGTCTTTTTGCGGATTTATTATTTCGAGTTTTTTCAAGTATCTGCACTTAAGTTGCCTTGATGAATTTCAGCTCCCCCAAGGAAATTCTGAAGTTTTTATCAAAATACCTGGCAACATTTTCTGGTGAGGATGCACATGTTATGGAGGAGGCGAAGGAAGAAGCTGCTCACGCCATTAttgaatttatcaaagcacCTGACATGTTTCAGGTATCCTGATATTTAACTGAACAAGCTCTTTAAGACTTAATTGTAGCATTTCCTTGTGCACCATGGAACATAAAATTAGGTATCCGTGTGCTCTGATGCGGTGTAAGATATTTGGTCTCAACCAAATGAGCTGTACTAGCTAAATAGGAATTTACACGATTTTCCACTGATATAGCTTTACCTATCCTTAGGAGCTTACACACAGTACAGTTTCTAATTCTCTGTTTTAGTTCTATTCAGTTTTTAATGGGAAACAAGAGGATGAAAATAGACACCAACCTTTTAAGATATGTGGTTAGAAGTTCATTGCGTTATTAAGTTTCATGTTGGTAATGTGCACACGACAGTTCTAGGCTTATAGCTCATGgtcatttatatgtatatactgtGTAATCAATTGCGGTgggattttagtttttggtccTCATCTAAAGTTTCGGTCTTGAAATAGTCAGTAATATTTACCGATATCCCACCGATCTCGGTCCAAATTTCAGTGGGATATCGGTTTTCCagctttttattttgatttttttatttaaatatttcttgCCCAAACCTAAACATGACATACGAAACACCAACTGTTGCAAGTATCAACACTAACCTATTAAACATTGCACTTTTAAGCTTGACGGTAGTTAGTGGAATATGATGTGGCAAAGTTAAAAGCATTGTGTGTGCTCTTATAAGGAAATCTTATTTGTGCAGAAAAGGTATATCAAGATCTATGGTATATTATATGGACAAACACCAATCTTTAGTGTTTTGGACCTTTTGGATGATGAGCTCAACTACAACTGTTATAATATGGGATATATTATCTGTCCAAAGAACTTACACATTATGCTATCGCTAGAAAATTCAACATTTCCTTTTTTGGATATCGGCCTTTTCAAAATTACTATTCCGTTATATGATTGTTTTTCTCAACGTTATATGTTTAAGGGGTACATTAGGCATTTGATCAAATTTATAGACTTTGATAGTTTGATTAAACTAGTATTTTTATTACTGGAAATGTTATAGATGCATGTCACACCTCTTGTCCTTTTTTCCCCCTTCTGAACGGCAAATTTGTGCTTAGCAGCTTTGCCTCTTATATACCCAACTCCATTTTTATGGGAAACCCATTCTGGGTAAACCCCTGTCTCTAGTTCTCGGTGCATTTTACTCACACCAGGATTTGAAGCTAAGGTCTCTAAGTCTCAAGTACGGAAGTACCCCCAAGTAGCAATCCATCTATTGATGATTGGTTGTCACACTTCTTGTCTTGACCCATGATAGTAATTACAAGCCCTTGATTCACCTTTCTAAATATAATTTGCCGGTAAAGTAGCTATATTAGTTCTTTTTCTGTTGAAATTGATTTACTGGCTCTTTAACTTATAAAATGTGAAAGTTGATATATTGTTCAATATTGTATAGAATGATCTGCTTCAGATGCCTGCTGTAGCACAACTGGAGAAGGATACCAATTATGCATTACTATATCAGCTCTTGAAGATATATCTGACTCAGAGGCTAGAGGCTTACTTGAATTTCTACACAGAAAATTCTGCATTACTGAAAAGCTATGGTGATTATTATCTTCGTTACATTTAAGCTTAGGTTCAGTTTGTGTTTCATACTTAAAGTATGTATGCTAAATATATGGTGGTATTCTTTTTGCAATGTGGTGTAGGTCTTGTACACGAAGAATGTATAGCAAAGATGAGGTTGATGTCATTGGTGGACCTTGCCTCCGATGAATCTGGCCAAATTCCCTATTCTCTGATTAAGGACACTCTTCATGTAAGCATGATTTTCTCATATCCACTACCCCCTCTGccaaaacctttttttgttGAATACATCATGGTGGGATATCTTGCAGATAGAGTATGATGAGGTGGAACCATGGGTAGTAAAGGCGATCACTGTTAAACTGATCGATTGCAAAATCGACCAAATGAATCAAGTCATCAGAGTCAGGTGTGTATAAACTTCATGTCctttgattatttgattaattacttCTGTCTAGACTTGGTGGCTAAATGGACGGTTGTTTATCATGTGAAATCAGTTAATTGCTACCCGTCCTGTTTGTTTGACCCAGAACAACTTTTGTcgcattattatttatttagtatTTTAGTGTGTCAATCATGATTATAAAAAGCTATATTGCTAAAAAAGTATTTAGTTCCCTTAATTCAATGATTACAAATGGCCAACTTTTTGATCCATTTGACTaagtaaaaattatataaattttgtttaacCTTTTTGATCTGTTGGAGTTAAAATGTAACCCAAACATACCCAATTTAAAGCTGCAACCTCCATTCTGTTTCTTATTTTTTACAACTAACGTACTGTTTTATGTTATGTCTAGTCGTTGCACTGAGCGTGTTTTTGGGCCACAACAGTGGCAAGCTTTGCGAGGAAAGCTGGCAACATGGAAggtatatatactttttgatCAATCTTATGCGACTCCGTATAAGAAATATGTAAcatggtttgttttattattgcTTATAAATATTTCTTTCAGGTTAACATATCAAATGTAATTACAACCATTCAAGCAAACAAGGTCACAGAAGAAGGAATGCAGGCGATGCAAGGTTTGGTGATACCTtagttattatttcattttcgCAGCCAACGTATTCATCAGTATTCAGCACGTGAGATATTCAAGAAAAAGAGGTGTGCATAGACAAGTCTTGTTACTTGCTTTTCGTTGAAGGGTAAAATTATACACATTTTGGAAGTTTTGTTGGCAACAAGTCATATTGAGTACTAGTTtcttattttaagtatttctaCCAACTGATGAGAATAATAGGACCAGAGAAAGATATTATGCTTCTTTTAAATCCTTCTAGTTTTATGCCAATGCTCAACATTTCCTTGTAATCATTCCTAAAAAGAGACCCACACTAGTATAGACCGGAAGCTCTACAGCATGGGCAAACCCTCCCTCACATTTGCATTAAGGTGGATCGTTTGCTATGCATTAATTTATCTGCCTCACTCATACGAAGTATTTCTGTACTTATTTTGCATGCGGGTGAACCAAACCTAACAAACAAGGAATGGATGTCTCTTGGGTCATCTGAGAATGATTCGGGCCGTATGAAGGGAAACTACAAATGTTGTACCCTTGTAAATGGCAGTATTGTTTAGCCTGTATTGTTTAGCCTGAAGTTGACATCAATGCTTGTTGGGAAATTACAAATCTTGTACCCTTGTAACTAATAATTATTAACCGGTTACAATGGGTATGGGCTTTTTTTCCGGTCGGTTTTATGAGTAACTTGGGTTGGTCCAATTTCAATCACCCATAATCATAATAGCAacacataagattttttattaAGCACATCACATAGCAATGAATTAACAAACTAACTACAAACAAACAGGAAGTAAACTATTGAATTAGTAAACAACCGATGTATCCTGAATATAAAAAAACCCACGACTATGAAAGTAACTAACGAACAGATGATGTGTGCAATTTTTTGGGCAACTGCGAAATCAAGATCATGTTTTTGATGATCCAACTACAACAACTTTCATGGCCGCCAAGACCAACCAAATGAAGCTCCATCATCCTCTTTGTACATTTCCAAAGTTCCGTGTCCTTAAACACAGTATGGCTACGATATGTGTCACGCCACATACGTATATTATGTGTCAACACACATGCGGCATATAATGCAGcagctgccaacttttctgtaGGATATGTCATCTTCAAGTCATAATCCCATATCCCCAATTTGGCATAAAAACTCGCCATCAGTGTAGTCTATCAGCATATATAAAACATCataatactaattaattaagtacTTCAAAAAACCAGAATGTAatactaaaattaaaattaaaaaaaaaaactcactttTGTATCTGGCCAAATTTTGGCAGCTTTGTAAAACCGAATGAGAAATGTATGCACTGAAGGAACATCTATTTCCATATCTAACGCATTCAAAATCCGATCCTCCATAGCCATCCCGAGTCGACAATTTAAGCCATTAAGATCGGGAGATCCTCTAGTAACACATTCAAGGAGTTCACTCAGAACTGGACGTCTGAAGAGCCCGGTTTCATGGTATTTCGAGGAAATGTGCACTGCAACCACACTTGCATACATTGCTTCTTCTTTCCCGGAAATAACTTGAGCAGAAAGGAAACGGCCGAATATTTCAACAGCAGTGAATGCTGTTATGGTGTCTAGATGATACGATAACTCTATGTTGAATATACAATTGACCAAAGACTTTCTTGCTTCTTTGTCAATAGTGGGTTGGCGGAGGATAACATCAACTTTGCTCTCGTTCTACATAAGATAAAAATTTAATCATGTGTTAGGACACATTTTATACGTTTCAAATTGGCCAATGTGTCAAGAATATGTAAATAATTGCGCTTTACGGAAGTAGGATCGCTTGCTTGGAAGTTTGCTTGGTGCGCTATTAAGTTGATTATAAGAAAGTCATAATGGGCACCTTGTGAGGAAAATGTTAGGCTATGGGGGATGAACCCACCCTTGGTTCGCCGGGTGGGTCGCCTCCCACACCACCTCCACACGGCGATTTTCTCCCAAGTTTGAAAACGACGACCTATACATACCGCCCAAACTTTTGTTTTGCCCAAGAAATGGAGCCGTTGAACGGCTagtagttttatatataaaaaaaatttacctcTTAAATTTATGAGTTAAATACAataatggtccctgtggtttgttaCTTTTTGCAACGGTAGTCgctcttttgattttttagcaACCGTGGTCctgaagatatgtttcagttgcaacGGCAGTCCCTCACTAACAGAATCGTTAATTAGTGTCGTTAAGTTTCCCATGTGAGTACCACATGAGGGGTATTAATGTCCTTCCACCTACACAAACATAGGGGTGTTCAAAAGTATTTGTATCCAAACACgttatttaaaaatctaatccGATATTATTTGAAATGTCGGATATTCAAGTTTCCGTTCggatttagatttagatttaggtaaagatttttgaaaactttggaTATCATAAATTTCTAAATCAAATTTCGGATATCCAAAGGGGATATTATGCTTATTttatcttgaaagttttagATACTTCGGATATCCAAAACCTTTGGAAATGTGTCCGGATATTCATATCCACTATCCGAAGTTTTGAATATCCGTAATTTGGATAGCTGAATTTtagggaaaaaaataaatatctttaaaaaaatatctcaagtatctgaattttagaaaaaaataaatatcatagaTATTGTCGTATTATTAGATATTGAGACTAACGTTTTGGATACTTTCGGATATTGAAACTAGGATTTTtcgatatcttttgatattttggaATATTttcgaattttaaaaaaatgatattgaaatctaatcaaaaataaattctAGATATTTTCAGATATCCAAAATATCTGAAACTTTTCAAACATCTCTATCCGAATTTGAATCCAAAATTTATTGTATCCAACTTTTCATAGAAAATAGGATCGAATTTTCGGATCATGGTTCAGATACGGATACTTTCAAACACCCCTTTGGTTATGTAGGAGGAAGGACATTAATACCTCTCATGTACTActcacatgagaaacttaacGACACTAACTAACGGTTCCGTTAGTGAGGGACCACCAttgcaactgaaacatatcttcagGGACCACGGTTGCTAAAAATTCAATGGAGGGACTGCCGttgcaaaaagtgacaaaccacggagaccattcttgcatttaactctaaATTTATTTACTAACACTACATAAACACATACTACTTCAATTCACTTTCAACATATCAAATCTACTACTTTCTTTCATTCTACCTCATCTTTTTCTCTCTACATTTTTTTAACTATGTtccccaataataataataactttaactttaataataacaataacttcaaccctataaataataataataataataataataataataataataataataataataataatattcgtTTTCAACGTCCTAACACCCAAAATAAAACCGATGTCAACGATCCAAATTTTCTAAACAACGTGACTGTTATTTTGATGGTTATctttgttggaatatgatcacgttaaATAAACGCATATCCGAAAATTATTTAAGCCTATGAGATCACACAAAATGACACATAAActctatgtaattaattaatatgttaagTCTAATATATCGATTAATACGTTCACGAATTGATTAATAAACATGAGATcaatgttaaaataaatgtttagttCAATAAGGAAGTTTTCTAATTGCACTAGAAGAGGGGAGGGGGCCGAAATTCCTAAGGCGGTTTCCTAATCCTCATCTAACTTAATCACCAAGTTATAGAAAACCAttctaatctatatctatactcatttataataattattaacccctttattattaaaaagtattagaaaatagttagatgcaaaagtactaaattaccctttATAATCAACCTCCTATGGAAAGGGTTATTAgagattaccaaatttgcccttaatgaaaaaatttacactctaaactcttatcttgctaatttaccctctaagtccttatcttctaaaatatttccactatcactattacatcaacttacacggttatatcaatcgacaccaattgtcgatgtcatcaccacccgtcaacgacaccactaaaccgtcgtcgtcaccgccgccgcattgtgcgggtacaatgctagttaaTCCTTATAAATAGAGATCAAAGGTTTTTCATTTTGAAAACCCTAACTATTTTTCTCTCCTATCTTTCTCTCTTTTCGGTCGACATCAACAAacaaaaagggttttgggttttgcttATTTCGACATTAAGGGGTAttacacaacgggtttgtgagttcgtgatcgaatactagcatacatcataggggtgtcaagtgtgtGATCGTAGAGGGATTTTACTTTAAActcaaactaataataatattcttACTATTAATATATTGGAAGCTAAGCTAAAATGTACACATCCGATTctttactttgttaattaatattattgcatatacgtttcttttCGCTGCGTACTCGTATTTGTTATATGGTTTATGTGCATGAATCATAACAATCTTACCATATAGCGCTGCCATTAACAACAAAGATAACATTTGGAAAAAAAGAATGGTAGCTTCTATACAAAAAGCCTACTATTGAAGATAATGACGATGACAAAAAAAGAGGTTATAGACAAACCTATAGGGTGTTATTAATTAACACATCTAatagtaacaataacataatgATAAAAACACATATGAATAAATACATTTGTTGAAATTTATACTTACAAAGTTTTTGAGGAGCGCAGCAACTGATCAATTTCATCAACAAGTTGAAcatgaaaaaagaaataataaaaaagggaagtgatatatctacatctaCTTTTAGTCATCCACAACAATACAAGCATTGTACAGTTGTACATTGTGCAGTAAAATGGATACAGTTGTTATAGATGGCTAAAAGATGATTTAGATATATCACTccccaataaaaaaaaaaggattagaAGACATGCTGTTTAGCAAGGGAGGAAATACGAAACAGTATAGATAATTACTCCATCTTTTCCTCCTAAATTtgtccacttttaaattttcaaagtcaaactttacaaaCTTTGACTATAAGAAGGGATGTATATATAAGCGTAACTAAAAACCCTTTACGACGGCTTTGGGTGATACTGAATTGAACTTGAAAGGCGTACTCCAAGGAGGATGCAGATGCAGATTTGAACAAGGAGGAAGGGAGTATGTGTGTTGTTTTTACTTAATCCGTTTTTGATTATAACAAAACCAAAGACATCCATTACTATTgaatgttttgttgttgttgtagtaCGGCGACGACAGATGTAGATATGATCAGGAATTCGACCACAGAGGAAGGCAATGTGTGAGTGTGTGGGTTTTACTTTTTCCGCTtttgtgttttgttattttaacaGTAGTTGTAGGGTAGTGGCAATAGATGTGGATTTCCGCCATTCAACCATGAAGGAAGGGAATGTGTGCCTGGGTTTTAATTTTTCCGTTTTTAATTGGATTGTGAGGTACAATAAAGCTAGAAAGCTTATTGGGGTCTACTTGGCTGTGTTAATTAGTTGGACTGTTAATtagtaattattataatttcttGTTAATTAATCAAAGGGAAATGGAAAGGGTGTGAGATCGAGATGCGTGTGTATATTGAACGTATATGCCTCGCAGCGTGTCAATGAGAAAATGGAGTTATGGGAAAAAAATTATTGAATTTATTCAACCACACTTGTGCTAGTTGGGTCAATGAATTTATTGAATATCCGATGAGTGGGAGTAGTTTCACCTTCATGGTGAATGGTATTAAAGGAAAGAAACTGACCGAGTACCTCGCCATTGGCAGGCTGTCGCGTCTTGCCTCCTAGATACTCACAAAATACTAGATAAGCAAATAAGCAATGATTTCGAGTACCAAAGAAACTCCAACAAGgtttaacaaaacaaatataaaagtcTGAATATCCTGCCTCCATGACTCCTAACATAGATCGAATAGATCGAATAAGTAACATAACATGGACCCAAgtaattacctaatatacctagtATAGACCGGAAGCTTAATTTACAGCATCGACAAACCCTCATATTTGTATCAAGGTGGATCGTTTGCTATGCAATGATATATCTGCCTCACTCATATATACGaagtatttttgtatttattttgcACACGGGTGAACCAACCTATCAACAAGTAAAGGATGCCCCTTGGGTCATTTGAGAATGATTCGGGCCGTAGTATGAAGGGAAATTACAAATGTTGTACCCTTGCAACTGGCAGGATTATTTAGCCTGAAGGTTGACATCAATGCTTGTTGGGAAATTACAAATGTTGTACCCTTGTACCTTTGTAAGTAATGGTTATTAGTGTAGAGACTCTGGCAACGAAAATGGAGACTTCAGGGATACTCAGCTACGAAAAAAAGCATAGGGCTTATAATTTGAACACTAAAACCACAGGGATCATTTATAACATTTTCTCTAAATTTTAAACGCGTGACTAAATGCACAAATGGGCTTACTAGCTTGGAAAGTTTTAGACATGGACTAGGCTTTAAGAAATGGGTCTACTGGGTTTTGTCTAATTGTTTGTAATCTCCGTTTGCTATGCAGCGGgttcaaattttcattttaatttgaacatcatcaattcatcatgATGGTGCACAAATGGgcttatttgaaaattttagacAATACGAACTAGGATTTAAACAAATGGGCTAATCTTTCAAAGATTGTATAGATTTACGAATTGTCTCATTCTCAATTGTGAGTTTGAAAAACTTGATGCTCAATTTTAGAAAGACTAGATTTATGACGGCGCAATGCGACAGCGGTGGGGTAGTGATGGCGTAGGTGGTGGTGGTAACAGTGGTGAGGACGACAGTGA includes these proteins:
- the LOC122578296 gene encoding eukaryotic translation initiation factor 3 subunit M-like is translated as MTTVVPTSEDDPVVSVVRFTAEMSWAEAGPEVAEAQVSRLCLEAQECVIGGRWLDLASLMITSADLLVSKASDKDLECIFTVICNLVKKPESTDEILEMAKLLSTKIVQQPTDKPALRLKILFNLYNLLENPYCRFYVYMGALKLAIDGKVTEHIIPSFKKIDSFLKEWDLGVHDQRELYLAISNVLKEHKSSPKEILKFLSKYLATFSGEDAHVMEEAKEEAAHAIIEFIKAPDMFQNDLLQMPAVAQLEKDTNYALLYQLLKIYLTQRLEAYLNFYTENSALLKSYGLVHEECIAKMRLMSLVDLASDESGQIPYSLIKDTLHIEYDEVEPWVVKAITVKLIDCKIDQMNQVIRVSRCTERVFGPQQWQALRGKLATWKVNISNVITTIQANKVTEEGMQAMQGLVIP
- the LOC122609714 gene encoding cyclin-B1-3-like produces the protein MGNLTTLINDSVSEGLPLQLKHIFRTTVAKKSKERLPLQKNESKVDVILRQPTIDKEARKSLVNCIFNIELSYHLDTITAFTAVEIFGRFLSAQVISGKEEAMYASVVAVHISSKYHETGLFRRPVLSELLECVTRGSPDLNGLNCRLGMAMEDRILNALDMEIDVPSVHTFLIRFYKAAKIWPDTKTTLMASFYAKLGIWDYDLKMTYPTEKLAAAALYAACVLTHNIRMWRDTYRSHTVFKDTELWKCTKRMMELHLVGLGGHESCCSWIIKNMILISQLPKKLHTSSVR